Within the Malus sylvestris chromosome 4, drMalSylv7.2, whole genome shotgun sequence genome, the region TCATTTGGAGGAGCATTAACCTTTGGTAATGGTTTAACCATTACTGGATTTACCTTGTTTCCAGCAAACTCCTTAGTCGAAAACTCGCAACTGGTTTACAACAAGACATTCTCAGCATGCAACTCAACCGCAGCGCTAGAAACTGCCCCAGATGCGATCATCATATGCGATGACACTGTGCCTATTCGTAATCAAATATCTCACATCATCCAATCGGGGCTTCTTGGAGCTATCTTTATTACCAATAATCCTGAGATACGCGAATTAGGTCACGTTGCAACTCCTGGCGTTGTGGTGAATACGAAGGATGGGCGTTCTGTGATCGAGTACGCACTAAAAAGTGAAAACCCTACTGTCAGCATAAATTTCCAACAAACGTTGCTCAATACAAAGCCTGCACCCGCTGCTGCTTTTTACACTTCGAGAGGTCCTTCAAAAAGTTATCCGGGCATTTTGAAGCCGGACGTAATGGCACCGGGGTCATTAGTTTTAGCTGCTTGGGTTCCTAAGGTTGCAGCGGGTAAAATCGGGTTCAATGTGAACTTACCTAGCAACTACAATTTGATATCCGGGACATCCATGGCATGCCCTCATGCTTCAGGTGTAGCTGCTCTACTGAAAGGTGCGCACCCGGAATGGAGTGCAGCAGCAATTAGATCTGCTTTGATGACCACAGCTAACCCATTGGACAATACCGGCAATCCAATTCTTGACGACGGTGACAATTTCAACTTTGCTTCACCATTAGCTATGGGAGCAGGTCACATCGATCCTAATAGAGCACTTGATCCGGGCCTAGTATACGATGCAACTCCACAAGAATATGTCAATCTCTTATGCTCCACGAACTTTACGCGTAACCAAATCTTATCCATCACTAGATCACACGCCTATGATTGTTCCAAACCATCTTCTGATCTCAACTATCCATCTTTCATCGCATTGTACAACAAtcatcacaaaacaaagacaaggGTTCAAACATTTCAGAGGACCGTAACAAATGTGGGAGATGGCGCGGCTAGGTACATGGCTTCGGTGGTTGCTCCAAAGGGTTCTCAGGTAACAGTCTCCCCAGAGATACTGATCTTTGCATACAAGTATGAGAAGCAAAGTTTTACGGTCACTATAAATTTCAATGCGAAGAAGAAAGGGAACGCTTCTGCTGGCGCACTTGTTTGGATCGAACAAAATGGAAAATACACTGTCAGGAGCCCGATTGTAGTGTCACCACTTGTTTGATTTGATGATCATGTATGTAGCTAGAATAAAATCTATGCATGCTGCATGCTTAGtattaagaaaattaaaggGAGTCTATTTTAGCTAATGGAATGATTATGAACTAATGAACTAATGAATAAACTTCTCTTTGTAAAATATGACATGATTGGATTGAACTTAAAGCATGATTGGATTGAACTTAAAGTTTCTTTGACTTCTAACTATTGGCCAAACAACCACTTAAAAATGGCTAAAGGTATTTCTCTTTATTCaataaaattttttttactcGGTGAAAGCAAcaaagataattaaaaaaatttattttttggttgcatggtcgtacccagtgcacaagactCCCACTTTAcgtagggtctgggagaggtgaatgtcggctagccttacccccattttttTGTTGCATAATCGGAAATATTCAATAATAAACTTAAGAACATAAGTATAGAGAAGATTCGaacttcattttctttcttgttttgttttgttttgttttgttttgttaatcATATTGTTTCTACCCAACGCAAGGCTATAGCTGGTTTTTTACTTAAAGACCAGCATATACATGCTCCATCGCTAAGGACGAATCTTGGTTTTGTTTCTACTTCTGAGATAAAGTTACTGCTCAAGTGGTGAACTATTATGGTCCACTATAGAATGTGAACTTAATAATTGACTATTTGAATGAACGATCACCGTGTAATGCCAGACTCTATCTGCATTCAAATTTTGGGTAACCAAGTAGTGAGTGAAAGGAACTCTCCTCCAACTTACAGCCTAGTGGGCCAGTAGGCTGGATCGGATACGTTAAAAGGTTCCTTGCATTATTGCTATTGaactatatatttatatatatgtaccaTTGCATGTGAAGTTGACTTGGCTGGATATTATTGCTGTATTTTTCTAACTtataacatttttattttttcctatatCCTTCCGCACAAACTAGTGCTACTCTTCTCCATTACACATacaattaatttcttttacttttctttgtgtttttattacaaatttatagtaattttataattttcatttttccacaAGCTCATTTTCATCTTTACATACTCCTGTTTATTTCTATCTTATTATTctccttaaaaaaatttgaggTGATTTTTCTTTGAATTATTCAATCTAATAATCACAATAAAATCAGCTTGTAAAGGAAGAAAAAAGGTGTGTAGAAATCACTTATTTGTCTATTAGGAATGTTGAATAATTTTcaaagagaattgttattgacacttcaaatttctcattctacactccaaatttctatatttagaaataaaaatacacttgtaaggaatgtagaatgaaatttttggaatGCCAATAACATATCCCTTTTCAAATTACAAGAATTTTAATAAAGAGTTGCCTTTTAGTTCGCACCTATTGGGAGAACTAATCTGTAGAATTATAAGGCCCAGGGATTTGTGATTTTTCGTCACAATTCAAGGGGGCATATTAGCATGAATTTGCAACCATATATGGGTGTAAACCGTGTAATTGAAGAGTTGCACACCAATTGGAGAGACATAAGTACTCctatatataagtatatatacaGTGGCGGAGGGACTATAGAACCACAGTAGTCCTAGACCCACCCTGcttttgtttatataaaaaaaaattaatactacttattatttttatttttttcatgacTTTTTCACTTAAACCATTCCAATTTTCTAGACAAAAGATCCAGCcctctttaaatattttaaggATATTTATGTAATCTAGTCTAACCCTAAAGCCTACCGATTCCAACTTCCAACACTTCTATTCATTTTCCCAATACTaaaaattagtattttattatTCTCCAAGTTTCTAGTCAACTGTAGTCTGTCAGTCTGGGTTAAGGTTGATATCTATGTATTGCTTTTCGATCAATCTTCAATTTCCATGATCCTCAAAGGTATGAACTTCGAATCTCTAAGttgtcattttcaatttttttgcaatttgCTAATTCATATATGTTGTCATCTacaattgtaaattaatttaacatttttttttttgcagattaaAGAATTCCATTATTCCATCATTCCATCAAAGAAAAGACATTGAAGTTTAGTTAATTGATCAACAACCCAAAGTATGTATTTTACTCTCAATTTCTcttacaattttttgtttataaattatgaTTAAATTGATGTCTTGCAATTTCTCTTAACTATTTGcctaatttgttttagtttgtaaAATTAGCATATATATACTATGCAAcggtttcaaaatatgaaaactcGTCGAGgacaattattttaattattggaaATATGTAATATTATCAATGCTAtgttattttgaattttggttaCTTTTCTATATACTATGATGTTTTGGTTAACAATTTTGTAACTAccatcgattttttttttttaatatttgtgagAGGCCCCTCCTAACCCAAAATCCTGGCTTCGTCACTGTATATATAGGATAATTCCCTGCAGATTTTCAtatgaaaaacatgaaaaagatgAATGAAAACACACATACAAATGCTTCTAGGATCTAACAAAGTGAACATGTTATTTCCTAGCTAGGAACCATGAGCCATCTTGTAAACTTTCTTTGAGTATTAAGATTTGTTTAAGGCGTGTGCCAAACTTTGACAAACACACCCTTTTGCGCATTGGATGTGAGGCCGAATAGAATCTGAAAGATAACATAAACACTACATGCCTTGAAGCAATTCTTCATCCATTATCATAACCAATAGCTCTAATAATGTCATTTATTTGCGAAGAATCAATTTCAATTCAAGTTATCAATGAgccaatatcacatatataatcTGCAAAAAgtacataaattttaaattactgTTTTATTCAGTGGTGGAGTCAGCATGGGGTCATTGGTTGTCCTTAATCCTAACAACTTCAAAATCCcccatatatatttgtttgtatattACATTTGACCCCTATAAACAGCTAtgacaaactaaattacaacttCCTCCTTCTGCTTCTATTTTCTTCCATCATATTTGTCCTCCTATTCTCTCTTATATGAATACTTTAGTTGAAAAGCCTCAGTTGTAACACCTcaccggccaaaccacggcaagTTGGCCGgcatgcaaggtatcaatctcttcgtctcgctgagtactacaactttcgtttttgtctcgCTTAATTTTGTTGAGtagtgacaaagttatggccgtttaaagttggGTAGTTTTCCGGCCGAATTTCCGGCCTTCCCTCTCGACAAACCAAGGCCATCtggccttccctttcccttcCCCTTGGGCCTTAAGCCCgttaaacccccccccccccccaccccaagGGCCTCTGGCCTTATTAAATGGCCTTGGGCCGATTATTTCTAAGGGCTTAAAGCCCTGTTTTTTTAttgtgaggccttagggccTTTgtgcccgtgtgtgtgtgtgtatgttaggcgtgtgtgtgtgtgtgtggttatgcatgcacatgcatgccccgtgtgtgtgtgttttgggcTAAAGCCCAAACCCCAATTCTCACCCTAATACCCTTTTAACCCATTTAAAACCCCAAATTCATCTAACCCAATTCCCTTATTTAGTTCAAACCCAATAGatcctaatcctatttaacctaaaccctaatccggatttcaagcctaaaacccgttagacctaatttgaccgttgaccccCCGGTCAACAttgactttagggttgacttttcgggtttttGTCCGAGACCCTTTTTaaggtaattcgacgttctgaatccgtttctgatgtccgttttcccaaattcaattgctattatatagttttatttattggactctttatgtgcttaggggcaattatagtGGCGTTTCTGTCTTCGCTAGCTGCGTGACTTTTCGACGGcaaagtactgtgagtggaccccttctaaaaatgcatgctttaatagtagaaatgcatacatgaaaagcatgatttgatgattacgttttatgaaacgttttgtgagataacatgcttattgaggctagtttgaattattactatttttcctataacccatgtttttatagaatatctgatggatgacgagatgatatttagaacatgtttcgaacacctctttatagtatagatgatagatgactttatactatgaaattgtttttcaatatatatatgttcaatggttttgtatttacctagtggtcctttccgctacgggacgtagggatagattccggtccgtcccgggcgacggtttggtgttggcatagggtctagagtgtgtttcctctgacTATTTAGCACAAGgatggggagccggcatggggcctgaagtgtattttcctctgattgtctgctcagagacggggagccggcatggggcctgggggttatcggacaattcactagtgattattatatatacaagttatgatttgagacaatgcacggcatgctaggtttcggaaaa harbors:
- the LOC126620160 gene encoding subtilisin-like protease SBT3 → MRHNNGVPLPFIFSLVALFLLALHVNVSFADRSTYIVHMDKSLMPKSYTSHDHWYSSIVDSFKSEYPTSFDGNKILPSILYTYDNAFHGFSAVLSADELVTLKKSPGFVSAYADKSITLDTTHTTQFLNLNPFAGLWPASDYGDDIIIGVIDTGLWPESESFRDEGMTKSLPARWKGKCEVGQEFNASLCNYKLIGARYFNKGVMAANPGVTLSMNSARDSAGHGTHTSSTAAGNYVDGASYFGYAKGTARGVAPRARVAMYKVSWDEGRYASDVLAGMDQAIADGVDVISISSGFDDTPLYEDPVAIASFAAMEKGVVVSASAGNEGPELGKLHNGIPWVLTVAAGTIDRSFGGALTFGNGLTITGFTLFPANSLVENSQLVYNKTFSACNSTAALETAPDAIIICDDTVPIRNQISHIIQSGLLGAIFITNNPEIRELGHVATPGVVVNTKDGRSVIEYALKSENPTVSINFQQTLLNTKPAPAAAFYTSRGPSKSYPGILKPDVMAPGSLVLAAWVPKVAAGKIGFNVNLPSNYNLISGTSMACPHASGVAALLKGAHPEWSAAAIRSALMTTANPLDNTGNPILDDGDNFNFASPLAMGAGHIDPNRALDPGLVYDATPQEYVNLLCSTNFTRNQILSITRSHAYDCSKPSSDLNYPSFIALYNNHHKTKTRVQTFQRTVTNVGDGAARYMASVVAPKGSQVTVSPEILIFAYKYEKQSFTVTINFNAKKKGNASAGALVWIEQNGKYTVRSPIVVSPLV